The nucleotide sequence ATAcatgttgaatactgcaaaatatatCTCTTCTtatatcttcaattgttgcaTATAACGAGCTGCAGCGGACACGATTGTAAACGACTTAACATGGACCCATTGtgcgagctgtctctttaataccaCCTGGGTTATAtacatgttgctgctgattgggcagacattcttgacacacccaccaCACAAGAGAAAACGCGAACGGGAGGAGGATCACTGCACGTCATTGCAACGTGCTTCAGTGATTATCTATTGATGAATATCGTGCGTGTTTGAATTCAAATCCCCCCATAAAGATCTTCACATATACCCTACTGGGGACTCAGATTGAGCGACGCTAGTGGGCGTGGATTCAGCGCCAACAGTGGACACGCCCCCAGCGTTTGAGAGCATAGAGTCCTGCTCATTTCTCCAAGATTttgataacttattttatttacttggttgttttttctccattcaaaTTTGTCTGGCTGGTTAATAACACACTTTTCTTTTGAGTGACAAActcagaacacatattttaatgtcactttACCCGGACTTTAAGACTGTATTAGCATTGTTAGTCGGTCATTATTAATCCCTAAAACACACACCTTGGATAATCTTCTTCTCCTTGGAACCGTGTGAATGTCACCAGCACTCCAGTGATCTCTCTGCAAGAGACACAGCAATGAGATATCAGAAGATTCACTTCAAAATACAGACATTGAGAATGTGCGCCTCACCTCCACCATGTACTTTCTGTAATCTTTCCTAAGCTCTTCCTGTAGcctgtgtttctttctttcatatTCCTCTCCCAGCGGCAGACTCACTGCATCTACGCACAATGCAATAACAttgatgtttcttaaaaatcagGTGTGCACAGTAACACACGCCATAATAAATCTGCAGCcacattaaattacataaacacAACTGTACCTTGCTGACTCGTGATTGGACGTTGGTTCTCTTTCCGCAAACCATGGTCTTTACGTCTCTGGTTCGTTGTAAGATTGTGAACACATCAGACAACATTTGTCAAGTATCTCTTAACTTGTGGTAGTCTGCTGCATATCTATcatcaatgttttctttaaatatgtgatttgaTGTTTATACAGTTGACAAAAAACGTCCCTCACCCTGATCTCCATGTATGGGGGATCCTGTTCCAGACAGGCTTTCTCTTCTGCTATCTTCATCTTCTGGTCTTCCAGAAATTTCTCCAAAACCTCATCCATCTGAAACACAAATATTCAAGCAAAACATACAACCATTAACTGTTGCTCTGTAACCTGTATTAACATCTATAAACAATACATGatgaacacaatatatttgtttttaggtaCACTAATTTACTCTAGTACATCTAGTGACACGTTTACACACCGTTTCTCCACCACAATGCTTAAGTGCGCGTTTAACTGATTCTGAAGTGTTACTTAGTTTCGATGACTCCATACCGGCTATAGTGAACTTtacatgttatttattaatacaaatggCTCGAATGTATCATTTGATCTGATCAATATAAGTGATCAATATGTTGAATGTAAATCTGATTTCACAGATCTCTACTGGGTAGGTCACACTGCACGGTCGgctataaaaagaaaacaccGCTATTCCTCCTTTCCTACATTCCACTTCCTCTCATCCCGCTTTTCTCTTCCTCTCGATGCCGCTGATGTGTATAACATATGGATAAACAGAAGAGGAATGGCGGTTATGTCTGAAATCTCAATCGGGATGGATGGAGATGAGAAGAGAGGAAAGGGAGTATGGAGACAGTAAAGGATGAGATAAGAGGAAAGAAGAACAGTCTGCAGGTTCTTTGTGGAGACTTTTAGTCTATTAGGCTTCTGCGTCAAGTCTGGTGCAGTGGCTGCTCTTATGCGGTAGAGGGCGCTCAGGATTAGAAACCTCTGGCGGTTACAtcacaatgacaaaataaaaatgttcactgtttttatgtttgttccttaataaacagatttttgtcCGTTCGTTAAAAAGCTCTcaatattaaaattgtatttttatctcaACATTGACTGTTAATTGTATActtaaaagtaatatttaaCCGTTTTTTTTTGCGGATAAAATAGGAAATCTGTCATTTCTCGTTACCCAGCATATCAAAAAACAGACGCAGCTGCAGTTTATACCCATAAAAACtcttaataaacaaaacacaaccttTCCCGTTGTTTGCGTTGTGGATATTGTAGTTTTTGTCAAATTTAACATCGTAGCACAACTCGTCATGTCatgtaataaatgaataaaacatccAATGTGCAAAGAACGTGAAAACTGGTAAAGTTTGtcttacaaaaaaacacattttaacaaacgTTCATTAGAAACTATAATGTGGAAACACCCACGGTCGTTAACGATTACGAACCACATGTCCCACAATGCAACGCGCCGCACATAGGTCACTCTGCGACACAGAACCGCTTCCGTGTTGTGTTTGTTACTGGAAAACAGAAACTGCGTGAGGTGACACAATTTTCTCTCACTCGTTGGTAAATACACAGCGATGCTTTTGTAAACAGCTGGGAAAGAGGATATATATCATTGGATTATGTCGTTGATCCCGGGCACGAAGCAAAAGGACAGGCGCATTTTATGCGGGATGTGCCCGGACCCGCAGTGCCAGGCGAAGCTCTTCTTTCCCGCACACACCTCCATCAGTATCGAGTGCACCGAGTGCGGCCAGAGACACGAGCAGAAAAACCTCGCGAATGTGGAAGAGGTGACTGACCCAGATGTGGTGCTTCATAACCTGCTGAGGAATGCTTTGCTTGGTGTGCCGGGCCCTCCCAAAAAGGGCACGGAGCTGGTGAAAGTGATGGGACTGTCAAACTATCACTGCAAGCTGCTCTCCCCCATCCTCACCCGCTACGGTATGGACAAACAGTCGGGTACTGCTAAACTTTTAAAGGACATGAACCAGGGAGACATCTTTGACTGCTCACTTCTAGGTGACAGGGCATTTCTCATTGAACAAGAGCACGTGTCCACTGTTGGCTATGGTAGAGACCGTTCAGGGAGTTTGATCTACCTGCATGACACCTTGGAGGAGATCAAGAAAGCCAACTCGAATAGAGAGTGTCTCATCCCCGTGCACGTGGATGGAGACGGACACTGCCTGGTCCACGCCGTGTCCCGGTCTCTAGTAGGACGTGAGCTCTTCTGGCATGCCCTCAGAGAAAACCTTAAACTTAACTTCAAGCAGAACCTGGACCGCTACAAAGCTTTATTCCAGGACTTTATTGACGCAGCCGAATGGGaagatataataaatgaatgtgacCCCTTATTCATCCCTCCGGAGGGCGTGCCGTTGGGCTTGAGGAACATCCACATATTTGGTCTGGCCAATGTGCTTCACAGACCAATAATCCTTTTGGACTCCTTGAGTGGCATGCGCAGCTCGGGCGATTACTCCGCCACCTTTCTCCCAGGCCTGGTTCCAGAGGAGCAATGCAGAGGAAAAGATGGCACACTGAACAAGCCCATCTGCATCGCGTGGAGCAGCTCCGGCAGGAATCACTATCTTCCCATAGTGGGCATAAAGGGCACGGCGTTACCCCGTTTACCTTCTGCGTTGTTGCCGAAAGCGTGGGGCATCCCACAAGAGCTGATCCGGAGATATGTGAGTCTGGACTCCGGCGGCAGCTGTGTGATCGGGGGCGATCGGAGTCTGCAGGATAAATATTTGCTGCGCCTCGTGGGTGCAATGGAGGACGTCTTCATGGACAAGCACGGGATCCACCCCTCACTAGTTGCAGACGTTCACCAGTACATATACAGGCGCACGGGAGTGATCGGTGTGCAACCTGAGGAGGTCACGGAGGCGGCAAAGAAATCAGTTCAGGAGGGCCGTCTCCATCGTTGTTTGGTCTGCAACGCCCTTTCTGAGCTCCACATGCCAGCCGAGTGGCTCATACCCGGGGGTAAGCTCTACAACCTGGCCAAATCCACTCATGGCACGCTTCGACGTGATAAAAACTACAGCTTCCCTCTAAATAGTATGGTTTGTTCCTACAACCCTGAAAAAGACGTGCTTGTGCCCGATTATAAACTAAGCTCCCTCACGGCCTGCACCTGGTGCCACGGAACCTCCGTAAGACGCGTGCATGGCGACGGCTCTGTTGTTTATTTGGATGGAGATCGTACCAACACGAGTTCGCAAGGGGGGAAATGTGGATGCGGCTTCAAGCACTTTTGGGAGGGGAAAGAGTATGACAATCTTCCTGAAGCATTCCCCATCACTCTGGAGTGGGGCGGTCGTGTGGTGCGCGAGACTGTTTACTGGTTCCAGTACGAAATGGACCCGTCGCTTAACAGCAACGTTTACGACGTGACCATGCGGCTCGTCACCAAACACTTCCCCGGTGAGTTCGGCAGCGAGATCCTGGTGCAGAAAGTGGTAAACACCATTTTGCATCACACAGCCAAGAGAAGCCAAGATGAATACAATCCTGTCAACATAGAGGGCGCTCACGTGCAGAACAGAGTGGATGGGGCTGAACCGGTCACCCAACCTCCTACCAAAATCATCTTGACGGGTCAGAAAGGTAAAACGTTGCATAAAGAGGAGCTTGTGATGAGCAGGACCGAACGAGTCTTGCAGCACAGCATTAGCGAGCAGGCAGCTCTCTCCCAGCGCCGAAGCACGGACCGTGTGCGCCAGCAGAACCCTCGCCCTTCGTCCCCTTCCTCTGCTTCCTCTTCAGCTCCTCCCACTCCCACTAAAGTGCCACCCTCCAGTGGAGAGAAAAAGATCCGTGTAACGACCAGCGACGGGCGGCAGGCCATGCTCACGTTGCAACCTCACACCACCTACAGTGACCTGCAGAACTCCATTATCCAGGTCTTCAACTTGCCACCCGGCCAGCTGTGCATCCGCCACGGTTTCCCGCCCAGAGAGCTGCCCCCGCCACACAAAGAGGACCAGAACCAGCAGGTTGGGTTGCAACATGGCGATCGCATTTCTGTAGAAGTGCTGAAAGAGAGCTCGCCCGACGCTCAACTGAGTCAAACTCAGTCTCATGCACCTGAAACTCATGACCCACGGCTCAGTCGTGCAAGCAGCAGGGAACTCCAGGACAACATTGACCTTGAGATGTCTTCACTTTGTCTCCTAGCAGCACTCTTGGGTAAGACACATTCTCTTTTAAGcgtgatttgttttattttgatcaaagactttcatcatcatcacagagattaaaaaaacagttttatttctgGTTAAgtaatttaagatttatttgatttactatGGGGCAAAAGTAAACCCTGTCTATTCCATGCCCAAAAAATCAATTGGAGGCCGGCATCTaattatttgatgtgtttttatctATTCTTTACCAGGTGAAGATGTCTGGTCATATGCCAAGAAACTGCCTCACCTGTTCCAGCAAGGAGGAGTCTTCTACAATATTGTCAAGAAAGACATGGGTAAGGTGCTATGTTAATATGAAATAAAGCTGTATGAATACTGTGTATGTAAGTGTAAAGTTTTAGGAAAGTATAGATGCacattaagacattttttttacagaaaatgaacagGTAATATAGAGAATATAGATCATTGATTAATTTCTAAAAAATGTGCACTTTtgcttttattgtaaatgtttaaggTGTTCTTTGTGCTCACTGTCAATTTAGTGGCAAAGACTGATGTAAATGCTAGAACAGTTAAGATTGCTTTACAGCATGTAAAACACCTGTGTTTGATCCTTCTGGGAAAGAGTTATGACACTTCAGGGAGTTTTCAAGGTTTTTCCTGTTATTCTCTCTTTAGTCTCACCAGTGTCACAATGAGGCCccattcacattttgcgtcttttcAGCGCGCATATTCCTTATTTTAAGTGAAGACATGCGGCAGCAGGGTGGAAATAGctccctctttctctgtctctctcacactctctctctcttcttttataattatgtttacAAACTTATCTTTCCTGAAAATCGCATACAActgatataaatgttttaaaaacacgaTTCACTTAAGCATACTGTATCAGAGATTAATATATCAGgaacaaaaaatggaaatattgtATTTctaattgaatacatttatagATATTATTGGTCGCACCACAAGATAAGTGGTTGTGACCCATTTTTATCTAAACCTGTACATTTAACATCAATACTCTAGAAAAGGCTTGCTGTGTATTAACCATGGTAATTTCAGTTGGAACATTGAAAATGTCAGATCTAAACTTACAACAGGAAGTTACTGTAAGGGGAAGATCGAGACCATTagtaaaaatgcttttgttgtaaTGACAGCATGCACTTAAGCCGGCATAAGCTGGACAAGATGCCAAAACCTGATGATCTGTGTAATTCGAGCATGATTTGAGAGACTCCTCAAAAGAGTGTCTTTGACCTTTGCACATAGTAGTTAACATGGGCAAACATTTGCCTACATTTGTTTAGTGATATAGAAAAACTGGAATCTAAACGGTTCCCCTTTTTGATTTCTTTATAAAACTTGGTTTGT is from Triplophysa dalaica isolate WHDGS20190420 chromosome 3, ASM1584641v1, whole genome shotgun sequence and encodes:
- the vcpip1 gene encoding deubiquitinating protein VCPIP1, with product MSLIPGTKQKDRRILCGMCPDPQCQAKLFFPAHTSISIECTECGQRHEQKNLANVEEVTDPDVVLHNLLRNALLGVPGPPKKGTELVKVMGLSNYHCKLLSPILTRYGMDKQSGTAKLLKDMNQGDIFDCSLLGDRAFLIEQEHVSTVGYGRDRSGSLIYLHDTLEEIKKANSNRECLIPVHVDGDGHCLVHAVSRSLVGRELFWHALRENLKLNFKQNLDRYKALFQDFIDAAEWEDIINECDPLFIPPEGVPLGLRNIHIFGLANVLHRPIILLDSLSGMRSSGDYSATFLPGLVPEEQCRGKDGTLNKPICIAWSSSGRNHYLPIVGIKGTALPRLPSALLPKAWGIPQELIRRYVSLDSGGSCVIGGDRSLQDKYLLRLVGAMEDVFMDKHGIHPSLVADVHQYIYRRTGVIGVQPEEVTEAAKKSVQEGRLHRCLVCNALSELHMPAEWLIPGGKLYNLAKSTHGTLRRDKNYSFPLNSMVCSYNPEKDVLVPDYKLSSLTACTWCHGTSVRRVHGDGSVVYLDGDRTNTSSQGGKCGCGFKHFWEGKEYDNLPEAFPITLEWGGRVVRETVYWFQYEMDPSLNSNVYDVTMRLVTKHFPGEFGSEILVQKVVNTILHHTAKRSQDEYNPVNIEGAHVQNRVDGAEPVTQPPTKIILTGQKGKTLHKEELVMSRTERVLQHSISEQAALSQRRSTDRVRQQNPRPSSPSSASSSAPPTPTKVPPSSGEKKIRVTTSDGRQAMLTLQPHTTYSDLQNSIIQVFNLPPGQLCIRHGFPPRELPPPHKEDQNQQVGLQHGDRISVEVLKESSPDAQLSQTQSHAPETHDPRLSRASSRELQDNIDLEMSSLCLLAALLGEDVWSYAKKLPHLFQQGGVFYNIVKKDMGLLDGKHCTLPHLSGKTFVFNAAEDRLELCVDSAGHFPVGPDVEDLVQEALSQLRTDAASRSHEGSPAHSLRLGSGGAVRRKEQSVTAFQGKGHSLGSAPPEHPPIRRQHSSGVDLSGSVRGESLPLSGEELVRVAPGMLTLREGHGVGLEPAVIEAQRQRLQEMVSSIQASMDKHLRQHSATRHDGKEEETTDKQEEMESHGPEPPSTFEPMDQS